A single Amphiura filiformis chromosome 8, Afil_fr2py, whole genome shotgun sequence DNA region contains:
- the LOC140158898 gene encoding uncharacterized protein has translation MDKLEAAAGVDDSFKVKVKGKWRWQCNQCDKHYSTKYSLMTHGVGHSGLKPFVCSDCGKGFKQLSHLNTHQLRHAGLRPHCCTVCGKRFVQGSHLKRHMNVHNPESALYCDLCPRKFTYPSEVRAHKEKMHGPKSKKAKKAAESIDVKPVISALIDLNKTGKENGGFVEKENLQAEMSQKASQRNLSSSQVNESEMKIQSGPHWQCNQCPLTFPSQNELATHKTAAHQNSNGGFVEKENLQAEMSEKASQRSRSSSQVNETEMKIQSGPHWQCNKCPLTFPSQNELATHMTAAHQDSGMNTSPKVADDMIVDDTCSTRIDGIRRWKCKKCAKTYATKYGLITHMVDHSGTKPFECKDCGKRFKQLSHLNTHQLRHAGLRPHSCSVCGKRFVQASHLKRHMHTHTTEGAFFCDLCPRKFTYPSELRLHKVKAHTPGKPDGKERNVRKHVDVVKSKLDPKPDGASVIICPECGKSYNYQSQLDKHMKRHTNNRPHICKECGMQFMEIHHLNQHAFTHTGIKPHKCPVCSRGFTLEANMKRHLLIHSGIRNFECHLCRRRFAQKQTLRAHMIVHNDTKPHICKFCGKAFRRNRNLLCHLLIAY, from the coding sequence ATGGATAAGTTGGAGGCAGCAGCTGGTGTGGATGATAGCTTCAAGGTGAAGGTCAAAGGAAAATGGCGATGGCAGTGTAACCAATGCGACAAACATTATTCCACCAAGTACAGTCTCATGACACATGGGGTTGGCCATTCAGGACTGAAACCATTTGTTTGTTCAGATTGCGGAAAAGGTTTTAAACAGCTAAGTCATTTAAACACGCACCAGTTACGGCATGCTGGGTTGCGCCCTCATTGTTGTACAGTATGTGGAAAGCGTTTTGTCCAAGGCAGCCATCTTAAGAGACACATGAATGTTCACAATCCTGAAAGTGCTTTGTACTGCGATTTGTGTCCACGTAAATTCACATATCCATCGGAGGTACGAGCTCATAAAGAGAAAATGCATGGACCAAAGAGTAAGAAAGCAAAGAAAGCTGCGGAAAGTATAGATGTTAAACCTGTGATTTCAGCACTTATAGACTTAAATAaaactggtaaagaaaatggGGGTTTTGTAGAAAAGGAGAATCTACAAGCAGAGATGAGCCAAAAAGCCAGCCAAAGAAACCTATCTTCAAGTCAAGTTAACGAAAGTGAAATGAAAATTCAATCTGGACCTCATTGGCAATGTAATCAGTGTCCCCTAACATTTCCAAGCCAAAATGAACTGGCTACCCACAAGACAGCAGCCCATCAGAATTCAAATGGAGGTTTTGTAGAAAAGGAGAATCTGCAAGCAGAGATGAGCGAAAAAGCCAGCCAAAGAAGCCGATCTTCGAGTCAAGTAAATGAAACTGAAATGAAGATTCAATCCGGACCTCATTGGCAATGTAATAAGTGTCCTCTAACATTTCCAAGCCAAAATGAACTGGCAACCCACATGACAGCAGCCCACCAGGATTCAGGTATGAATACATCACCTAAAGTAGCAGACGACATGATTGTTGATGACACATGCTCGACACGTATTGATGGCATACGACGCTGGAAGTGCAAGAAATGTGCGAAAACATACGCCACCAAATATGGTTTAATAACTCACATGGTTGACCATAGCGGAACAAAACCGTTTGAGTGCAAGGATTGTGGCAAGCGATTCAAACAGTTGAGTCATCTAAATACACATCAACTTCGACATGCAGGGTTGCGCCCTCACAGTTGCAGTGTATGCGGGAAAAGATTCGTCCAAGCGAGCCATCTGAAAAGACACATGCATACGCATACTACAGAGGGCGCTTTCTTTTGCGACTTGTGTCCTCGTAAATTTACTTATCCATCAGAACTGCGATTGCATAAAGTGAAAGCACATACTCCAGGAAAACCCGATGGAAAGGAAAGAAATGTCAGAAAACATGTCGATGTTGTAAAAAGCAAACTGGACCCCAAGCCGGATGGTGCTAGCGTTATAATTTGCCCAGAGTGCGGCAAATCGTATAATTACCAAAGTCAACTCGATAAGCATATGAAGAGACATACTAACAACCGCCCTCACATATGTAAAGAATGCGGTATGCAGTTCATGGAGATACATCATCTTAACCAGCATGCGTTTACACACACAGGTATTAAACCTCACAAATGCCCCGTCTGTTCTCGCGGTTTCACTCTTGAAGCTAATATGAAGCGCCACCTTCTCATCCACAGTGGTATACGAAACTTTGAATGCCACTTATGTCGGCGCAGGTTTGCTCAGAAGCAAACGCTTCGTGCGCACATGATTGTTCACAATGACACAAAACCTCACATTTGTAAATTTTGTGGTAAGGCATTCAGGCGTAACCGTAATTTACTGTGCCATCTCTTGATTGCATACTGA